From a single Micromonospora sp. WMMD1102 genomic region:
- a CDS encoding zf-HC2 domain-containing protein, translating to MSAEIHWDVASYALGVLDERDTVRFEEHLASCPQCGLELESLLPVAEMLGEVDGRDLMIAERAESDGLLFERVAAAVGADRRRARSRRLYSLAAGVVLVAMLTGLALFAGTRFADPGTTTAKPPQTGTSASPGAGGRPSPTGERFTATDPTSGVKMEVVLGSTAWGTRIWYSLSGLSGPKTCRLVLLHKNGQAEALSSWKVPRNGYGTAAQPNPLMLETATFAGQDDIDRIQVQVIDDDGTTEPLVTVPA from the coding sequence GTGAGCGCCGAGATCCACTGGGACGTCGCGTCGTACGCGCTCGGCGTCCTGGACGAGCGGGACACCGTGCGTTTCGAGGAGCATCTGGCGAGCTGTCCGCAGTGCGGGCTGGAGCTGGAGTCGCTGCTGCCGGTGGCGGAGATGTTGGGCGAGGTCGACGGCCGCGACCTGATGATCGCCGAGCGCGCCGAGTCCGACGGGCTGCTGTTCGAGCGGGTCGCCGCGGCGGTCGGCGCGGACCGGCGGCGGGCCCGCAGCCGGCGGCTCTACAGCCTCGCCGCCGGGGTGGTGCTGGTGGCGATGCTGACCGGTCTGGCGCTGTTCGCCGGGACCCGGTTCGCCGACCCGGGTACGACCACCGCCAAGCCGCCGCAGACCGGCACGTCCGCCAGCCCGGGAGCCGGCGGCCGGCCCAGCCCGACCGGCGAGCGGTTCACCGCTACCGACCCGACCAGCGGGGTGAAGATGGAGGTGGTCCTCGGCTCGACCGCCTGGGGCACCCGAATCTGGTATTCGCTGAGCGGACTGTCCGGCCCGAAGACCTGCCGGCTGGTGCTGCTGCACAAGAACGGGCAGGCCGAGGCGCTGTCCAGCTGGAAGGTGCCCCGGAACGGGTACGGCACCGCGGCCCAGCCCAACCCGCTGATGCTGGAGACTGCCACCTTCGCCGGTCAGGACGACATCGACCGGATCCAGGTGCAGGTCATCGACGACGACGGTACGACCGAGCCGCTGGTGACCGTGCCGGCCTGA
- a CDS encoding SMC family ATPase, producing MRPLRLDLAGFTAFRDATTVDFTDADFFALVGPTGSGKSSVLDAICFALYGTVPRWGGARGIANALAPSANEARVRLVFESAGARYVATRVVRRDSRGNVKTGNAGLQLMPPGFDVTKLDTGLSPEDLGEVVAGTPAEMDDAVLEAVGLPYEQFTSCVLLPQGQFADFLHAKPATRQQILVNLLGLGVYEEVQKRATARAGRADAALDAVDRMRQGLGEVDDETLAAAAARVDAMRELAAGVDAAVPELRAARTAATDAEAALAGLDAELAELARVRPPGDLGTVAEALTLARTGATEATAAVTVAEEREEKLRGELAGAGDPAALRLLQQAHADRLRVADEAATLADALAGADADHAAAVAALDQARAQAQRAGAELEAARAAYQEAQTADRAAALRAHLHPGAPCPVCTQPVTEIPELPAGSAVAAAKQAGEAARTAADAADRLVGQRDTAARELERTLHQARARHEQLTGRLAELDTRLADSPGPAALRRELDRIAGLRRDLEAAGAAVRSAREAARRAQSGVTAAEERLRGAWHAFDTARDGLARLGPPAADRTDVTAAWAGLADWAARATDERRAGRADAASAVTGAHAAVDAVAERIAGLFTAVGLDRPGADTDPVRLAVVAAERADAEHRRLVERREQLRELTEQRAGHERESRVAKALAGHLRANNFERWLLAEALDMLVDGASRILRELTGGQYDLAHDKGEFFVVDHHDAGLRRAVRTLSGGETFQASLALALALSEQLAGLSTTTASLESIVLDEGFGTLDAATLDTVAATLENLAARGDRMVGVVTHVPALAERIPVRFEVRKDARSSRVERTGR from the coding sequence GTGCGTCCGCTCCGGCTCGACCTGGCCGGCTTCACCGCCTTCCGGGACGCCACCACCGTCGACTTCACCGACGCGGACTTCTTCGCCCTGGTCGGGCCGACCGGCTCGGGCAAGTCCAGCGTGCTCGACGCGATCTGCTTCGCGCTCTACGGCACGGTGCCGCGCTGGGGTGGCGCCCGGGGCATCGCGAACGCGCTGGCACCTTCGGCGAACGAGGCCCGGGTCCGGCTGGTCTTCGAGTCGGCCGGCGCGCGGTACGTGGCGACCCGGGTGGTCCGTCGGGACAGCCGGGGCAACGTCAAGACCGGCAACGCCGGGCTGCAACTGATGCCGCCCGGGTTCGACGTGACGAAGCTGGACACCGGGCTGAGCCCGGAGGATCTCGGCGAGGTGGTCGCCGGCACCCCGGCCGAGATGGACGACGCGGTGCTGGAGGCGGTCGGGTTGCCGTACGAGCAGTTCACCAGCTGCGTACTGCTGCCGCAGGGGCAGTTCGCCGACTTCCTGCACGCCAAGCCGGCGACCCGGCAGCAGATCCTGGTCAACCTGCTCGGCCTCGGCGTGTACGAGGAGGTGCAGAAGCGGGCCACCGCCCGGGCCGGCAGGGCCGACGCCGCGCTGGACGCGGTGGACCGGATGCGGCAGGGGCTCGGCGAGGTCGACGACGAGACGCTGGCCGCTGCCGCCGCCCGGGTCGACGCGATGCGGGAGCTGGCCGCCGGGGTGGACGCCGCCGTACCCGAACTCCGGGCCGCCCGGACCGCCGCGACGGACGCCGAGGCGGCGCTGGCCGGGCTCGACGCCGAACTCGCCGAACTGGCCCGGGTCCGCCCACCCGGCGACCTCGGCACCGTCGCCGAGGCGTTGACGCTGGCCCGGACCGGGGCGACCGAGGCCACCGCGGCGGTGACCGTCGCCGAGGAGCGCGAGGAGAAGCTCCGGGGCGAGCTGGCCGGTGCCGGCGACCCGGCGGCGCTGCGGCTGCTCCAGCAGGCGCACGCCGACCGGTTGCGGGTCGCCGACGAGGCCGCGACCCTGGCCGACGCGCTGGCCGGCGCCGACGCCGACCACGCCGCGGCGGTGGCCGCACTGGACCAGGCCCGCGCGCAGGCGCAGCGGGCCGGTGCGGAACTGGAGGCGGCCCGGGCCGCCTACCAGGAGGCGCAGACCGCCGACCGGGCCGCCGCGCTCCGCGCCCACCTGCATCCCGGGGCGCCCTGCCCGGTCTGCACCCAGCCGGTGACCGAGATACCGGAGCTGCCGGCCGGCTCGGCGGTGGCCGCCGCCAAGCAGGCCGGCGAGGCCGCCCGGACCGCCGCCGACGCCGCCGACCGGCTGGTCGGCCAGCGGGACACCGCCGCCCGGGAGCTGGAACGCACCCTGCACCAGGCGCGGGCCCGGCACGAGCAGCTCACCGGCCGGCTCGCCGAACTCGACACCCGACTCGCCGACTCCCCCGGCCCGGCCGCACTGCGCCGGGAACTCGACCGGATCGCCGGGCTGCGCCGCGACCTCGAGGCGGCCGGTGCGGCGGTCCGGTCCGCCCGGGAGGCGGCCCGGCGGGCCCAGTCCGGCGTGACCGCGGCCGAGGAGCGGCTGCGCGGCGCCTGGCACGCCTTCGACACCGCCCGGGACGGGCTGGCCCGGCTCGGCCCGCCGGCCGCCGACCGGACGGACGTGACCGCCGCCTGGGCCGGGCTCGCCGACTGGGCCGCCCGGGCCACCGACGAGCGGCGGGCGGGGCGGGCCGACGCCGCCTCGGCGGTGACCGGGGCACACGCCGCCGTCGACGCGGTCGCCGAGCGGATCGCCGGGCTCTTCACCGCCGTCGGGCTGGACCGGCCGGGCGCGGACACCGATCCGGTACGGCTGGCGGTGGTCGCCGCCGAGCGGGCCGACGCCGAGCACCGGCGGCTGGTCGAACGCCGGGAACAGCTCCGGGAGCTGACCGAGCAGCGGGCCGGGCACGAGCGGGAGTCCCGGGTCGCCAAGGCGCTCGCCGGACATCTGCGGGCGAACAACTTCGAGCGCTGGCTGCTGGCCGAGGCGCTCGACATGCTTGTCGACGGCGCCTCCCGGATCCTGCGCGAGCTGACCGGCGGGCAATACGACCTGGCGCACGACAAGGGCGAGTTCTTCGTCGTCGACCACCACGACGCCGGGCTGCGCCGGGCGGTCCGGACGCTCTCCGGCGGCGAGACCTTCCAGGCGTCGCTGGCGCTGGCGCTGGCCCTCTCCGAACAGCTCGCCGGGCTGTCGACCACCACCGCCAGCCTGGAGTCGATCGTCCTCGACGAGGGCTTCGGCACCCTCGACGCGGCCACTCTGGACACGGTGGCCGCCACCCTGGAAAATCTCGCCGCCCGGGGCGACCGGATGGTCGGGGTGGTCACCCACGTGCCGGCGCTGGCCGAGCGGATCCCGGTCCGGTTCGAGGTACGCAAGGACGCCCGCAGCTCCCGGGTGGAACGGACCGGCCGGTGA
- a CDS encoding fused MFS/spermidine synthase translates to MGRKRRTDALAVKVASGLAELRPDPDRPESYTLLVDGAPQSHVDLADPTHLEFEYVRRIAIVLDLVAPSGEPLRVLHLGGGALTLPRYLSATRPGSTQRVVEIDAGLVDLVREKLPWPADSRLRVRIGDAREVLGTARGGSSDVVVADVFAGARTPAHLSSVEFAAEAARVLRPDGVYVVNVADGPPLRYARSQVATVRAVLPEACLIADSAVLRGRRYGNLVLAASRAELPVPELLRRAAGDWFPGRVLAGADLDRFADGARVVADTAARPSTPPPGSVNIAI, encoded by the coding sequence GTGGGGCGGAAGAGGCGGACCGACGCGCTGGCGGTCAAGGTGGCGAGCGGGCTGGCGGAACTGCGCCCGGACCCGGACCGGCCCGAGTCGTACACCCTGCTCGTCGACGGGGCGCCGCAGTCGCACGTCGACCTCGCCGACCCGACCCACCTGGAGTTCGAGTACGTCCGCCGGATCGCCATCGTGCTCGACCTCGTCGCGCCCTCCGGCGAGCCGCTGCGGGTGCTCCACCTCGGCGGTGGTGCGCTGACCCTGCCCCGGTACCTCTCGGCCACCCGGCCCGGCTCGACTCAGCGGGTCGTGGAGATCGACGCCGGCCTGGTCGACCTGGTCCGGGAGAAGCTCCCCTGGCCCGCGGACTCCCGGCTGCGGGTCCGGATCGGCGACGCCCGGGAGGTGCTCGGCACGGCCCGGGGCGGCAGTTCCGACGTCGTGGTCGCCGACGTCTTCGCCGGGGCCCGCACCCCGGCACACCTCTCCTCGGTGGAGTTCGCCGCCGAGGCGGCCCGGGTGTTGCGCCCCGACGGCGTGTACGTGGTCAACGTGGCGGACGGCCCGCCGCTGCGGTACGCCCGCTCCCAGGTCGCCACCGTCCGGGCCGTACTCCCCGAGGCCTGCCTGATCGCCGACTCGGCGGTGCTGCGCGGCCGCCGGTACGGCAACCTGGTGCTCGCCGCCAGCCGGGCCGAGCTGCCGGTGCCGGAGCTGCTCCGGCGCGCCGCCGGGGACTGGTTTCCCGGCCGGGTGCTGGCCGGGGCCGACCTGGACCGGTTCGCCGACGGTGCCCGGGTGGTCGCCGACACCGCCGCCCGACCCTCCACCCCGCCGCCGGGCAGCGTCAACATCGCCATCTAG
- a CDS encoding sigma-70 family RNA polymerase sigma factor — protein sequence MQAVAGRWYGDTVMPGRMCATSQRRSIRHRKSLDARPNGRNDGPVTPRPAAGRHNSTPAETRHSDELVRVLYEEHAKPLLMFVLRLTGGDRQRAEDVVQETLLRAWRNAHRLGTHGQTSLRPWLVTVARRIVIDDHRSEQARPAETYDRDLEGFSESDDTDRVLRMMTITDALRTLSQPHREVLVATYFQGRTVPEAAEELGLPLGTAKSRVYYALRALRAALLERGVTE from the coding sequence ATGCAGGCGGTAGCCGGCAGATGGTATGGCGACACGGTCATGCCGGGGCGAATGTGCGCCACCTCGCAACGCCGGTCAATTCGGCACCGGAAAAGTCTCGACGCGCGGCCCAACGGACGGAATGATGGGCCGGTGACACCGCGACCGGCTGCCGGCCGCCACAATTCGACCCCCGCCGAGACGAGGCACTCCGACGAACTCGTTCGAGTGCTCTACGAGGAACATGCCAAACCTCTGCTGATGTTCGTCCTGCGGCTGACCGGCGGCGACCGGCAGCGCGCCGAGGACGTGGTACAGGAAACCCTGTTGCGCGCCTGGCGCAACGCACATCGACTCGGCACCCACGGCCAGACGTCACTGCGCCCCTGGTTGGTGACGGTGGCCCGGCGGATCGTGATCGACGACCACCGCAGCGAGCAGGCCCGGCCCGCCGAGACGTACGACCGTGATCTCGAGGGGTTCTCCGAGTCGGACGACACGGATCGGGTGCTGCGGATGATGACCATCACGGACGCCCTGCGCACGTTGAGCCAGCCGCACCGGGAGGTGCTGGTGGCGACGTACTTCCAGGGGCGCACCGTGCCGGAGGCGGCCGAGGAGTTGGGGCTGCCGCTCGGCACCGCCAAGTCCCGGGTCTACTACGCGCTCCGGGCGCTCCGCGCGGCCCTGCTGGAGCGGGGGGTGACCGAGTGA
- a CDS encoding Pecanex-like protein 1 → MKNTPVRSSRRRSNKPPRNKRLIAVLATLGVFGAIVTVTQVSNAGTWNRFGRPTASKPCPTAPAPATSAPGAPSPSASAVAEGPGTAAKPQTRSYHDHGAVQHPGDGQEPGTLAQRGRPGGGANCTPSPGTSGSPAPGNPAALEPLAADCSDSDLQGHDGFQNGPRCVGTAFGEVGAPEQNPTLLITQAPNSVRVNQQFTLRVSTRNLVRDRFLPAAQGGYYKESSFLTDEGLVRGHFHSACRMLTSTRNAPDPAPVPAFFVATEDGNGGAQPDTVTVTVPGLTQRGTAQCAVWAGDGSHRIPMMTRANQVPAFDVVRITVR, encoded by the coding sequence GTGAAGAACACCCCCGTCCGCTCCTCACGGCGGCGCTCGAACAAACCCCCACGCAACAAGCGCCTGATCGCCGTGCTGGCCACGCTGGGCGTGTTCGGCGCGATCGTCACCGTGACCCAGGTTTCGAACGCCGGCACGTGGAACCGGTTCGGCCGGCCCACGGCGTCCAAGCCCTGCCCGACCGCCCCGGCCCCGGCGACCAGCGCCCCGGGTGCGCCGAGCCCGTCCGCCTCGGCGGTCGCCGAGGGTCCTGGCACGGCGGCGAAGCCGCAGACCCGGTCGTACCACGACCACGGTGCCGTCCAGCACCCCGGTGACGGGCAGGAGCCGGGCACTCTGGCGCAGCGTGGTCGCCCCGGCGGCGGCGCGAACTGCACCCCGAGCCCGGGCACCAGCGGCAGCCCCGCGCCGGGCAACCCGGCCGCGCTCGAACCGCTCGCCGCCGACTGCTCCGACAGCGACCTCCAGGGGCACGACGGCTTCCAGAACGGGCCGCGCTGTGTCGGCACCGCGTTCGGCGAGGTCGGCGCGCCGGAGCAGAACCCGACCCTGCTGATCACCCAGGCGCCGAACTCGGTCCGGGTCAACCAGCAGTTCACGCTCCGGGTCAGCACCCGCAACCTGGTCCGGGACCGGTTCCTGCCGGCCGCCCAGGGCGGCTACTACAAGGAGAGCTCGTTCCTGACCGACGAGGGCCTGGTCCGCGGCCACTTCCACTCCGCCTGCCGGATGCTGACCAGCACCCGCAACGCGCCGGACCCGGCGCCGGTTCCGGCCTTCTTCGTGGCCACCGAGGACGGTAACGGCGGCGCCCAGCCGGACACCGTCACGGTGACCGTGCCGGGCCTGACCCAGCGGGGTACCGCGCAGTGCGCGGTCTGGGCCGGCGACGGCTCGCACCGGATCCCGATGATGACCCGCGCCAACCAGGTGCCGGCCTTCGACGTAGTGCGGATCACCGTCCGGTGA
- a CDS encoding exonuclease SbcCD subunit D — MKILHTSDWHVGKVLKGQSRTGEHRDALAQLVEVAQAESPDLVIVAGDLYDTAAPTPEATRLVTRALSALRRTGAQVVAIGGNHDNGPALDALRPWADAAGIALRGSVRDNPAEHVIDGSTADGEEWRLVALPFLSQRYAVRAVEMYELTAAEAVQTYADHVGRVLGRLTESFDSADRVHLVTGHLTVVGARTGGGEREAHTVLNYAVPASVFPGNAHYVALGHLHRAQQVLGPCHIRYSGSPLPIDFGEEENRPSVSIVEVGTRTAARVREVPITAAAPLRTVRGTLAELAKVDDPTAWLRVYVREAPRAGLREEVQELLPRALEVRIDPEMLPDTGATRAAQRAGRSPRELFGDYLTSRGQADDGVRELFDELYDEASKA; from the coding sequence AGATCCTGCACACCTCCGACTGGCACGTCGGCAAGGTCCTCAAGGGACAGTCCCGGACCGGCGAACACCGGGACGCTCTCGCCCAACTGGTCGAGGTCGCCCAGGCCGAGTCCCCCGACCTGGTGATCGTCGCCGGTGACCTCTACGACACCGCCGCGCCGACCCCGGAGGCGACCCGGCTGGTCACCCGGGCGCTCTCCGCGCTGCGCCGCACCGGCGCGCAGGTGGTGGCGATCGGCGGCAACCACGACAACGGCCCGGCGCTGGACGCGCTGCGCCCCTGGGCCGACGCGGCCGGGATCGCCCTGCGGGGCAGCGTCCGGGACAACCCGGCCGAGCACGTCATCGACGGCAGCACCGCCGACGGCGAGGAGTGGCGGCTGGTCGCCCTGCCGTTCCTCTCCCAGCGGTACGCGGTCCGCGCCGTCGAGATGTACGAGCTGACCGCCGCCGAGGCGGTGCAGACGTACGCCGACCACGTCGGCCGGGTGCTCGGGCGGCTGACCGAGAGCTTCGACTCCGCCGACCGGGTGCACCTGGTCACCGGCCACCTGACAGTGGTCGGTGCGCGCACCGGCGGCGGCGAGCGGGAGGCGCACACGGTGCTCAACTACGCCGTACCGGCCTCGGTCTTCCCGGGCAACGCGCACTACGTGGCACTGGGGCACCTGCACCGGGCCCAGCAGGTGCTCGGCCCGTGCCACATCCGCTACAGCGGCAGCCCGCTGCCGATCGACTTCGGGGAGGAGGAGAACCGCCCCTCGGTAAGCATCGTCGAGGTGGGCACCCGGACGGCCGCCCGGGTCCGGGAGGTGCCGATCACGGCGGCGGCGCCGCTGCGTACCGTACGCGGCACCCTGGCCGAGCTGGCCAAGGTCGACGACCCGACGGCCTGGCTGCGGGTCTACGTCCGGGAGGCGCCGCGAGCCGGGCTGCGCGAGGAGGTGCAGGAGCTGCTGCCCCGGGCACTGGAGGTGCGGATCGACCCGGAGATGCTGCCCGACACCGGTGCGACCCGGGCCGCCCAGCGCGCCGGCCGCTCCCCCCGGGAGCTGTTCGGCGACTACCTGACCAGCCGGGGTCAGGCCGACGACGGGGTACGCGAACTCTTCGACGAACTCTACGACGAGGCGAGCAAGGCGTGA